From Weissella confusa, a single genomic window includes:
- a CDS encoding lactonase family protein — protein MALEKILFGTYTRRVSKGIYEAALNTETGELQDAKLVAEVGSPTYLALSKANKLYAVDKNGDQGGVGVFDFANDEATLTQEVLAEGASPAYVSVDEARQLLYSGNYHKGTLEVFAIAADGSLTLTDSFQSEGSGPRPEQGSSHVHWNNLTPDNRVAVVDLGADKVLTFDVSDEGKLTLVATFETEAGFGPRHLRFSPDGQYAYLLGELSSKLSVLKYNADGSFTLLQTVSMIPADWTEHNGGAAIYLSNDGKFVYTSNRGHNSIAVFAVKDGGASVEHIQWISTEGDFPRDFALNPSNEFLVAANQNTDNVTVYRRDAETGELTLSQKDYEIPESVRVLFI, from the coding sequence ATGGCATTGGAAAAGATTTTATTTGGTACTTATACGCGACGTGTTTCAAAGGGAATTTACGAAGCAGCATTGAACACGGAGACTGGTGAGTTGCAAGATGCCAAGTTGGTTGCTGAAGTTGGTTCACCAACATACCTTGCTTTGAGCAAGGCTAACAAGTTGTACGCGGTTGACAAGAACGGCGACCAAGGTGGTGTTGGTGTGTTCGACTTTGCCAATGACGAAGCAACGTTGACACAAGAAGTTTTGGCAGAAGGTGCTTCACCAGCGTACGTGTCTGTTGATGAAGCCCGTCAATTGTTGTACTCAGGTAACTACCACAAGGGTACGTTGGAAGTCTTCGCGATTGCAGCTGATGGTTCATTGACGCTGACTGATTCATTCCAATCAGAAGGATCAGGGCCACGTCCAGAACAAGGCTCATCACACGTTCACTGGAACAACTTGACGCCAGACAACCGTGTGGCAGTCGTTGATTTGGGTGCCGACAAGGTGTTGACGTTTGATGTGTCTGACGAAGGTAAGTTGACGTTGGTTGCAACGTTTGAAACAGAAGCTGGCTTCGGTCCACGTCACTTGCGCTTTAGCCCAGACGGTCAATACGCATACTTGTTGGGTGAATTGTCATCAAAGTTGTCAGTTTTGAAGTACAACGCTGACGGATCATTCACGTTGTTGCAAACTGTTTCAATGATTCCTGCAGATTGGACTGAGCACAACGGTGGTGCAGCTATCTACTTGTCAAACGACGGTAAGTTTGTGTACACGTCAAACCGTGGTCACAACTCAATCGCGGTCTTTGCGGTTAAGGACGGCGGTGCATCAGTTGAACACATCCAATGGATTTCAACTGAGGGTGACTTCCCACGTGATTTCGCTTTGAACCCAAGCAACGAGTTCTTGGTTGCGGCTAACCAAAACACAGATAACGTGACGGTTTACCGTCGCGATGCTGAGACTGGTGAATTGACGTTGTCACAAAAGGACTACGAAATTCCTGAATCAGTGCGTGTATTGTTCATCTAA